One genomic window of Roseobacter ponti includes the following:
- a CDS encoding TRAP transporter large permease: MEPIEIGLWVSGGLLVFVVLGMRVAFAAALAGFVGLVWLRWNGFDYDPERFWKAVEISVKIAGLTPHSKVSAQVLSLIPVFIMIGYMAYHAQLTTALFTAAKRWIAWVPGGLAVSTVFATAGFAAVSGASVATAAVFARIAIPEMLKIGYNKQFAAGVVAAGGTLASLIPPSAILVIYAIIVEQDVGKLLLAGFLPGMFSAVVYALLIIGIAVVFKSVGPPVGGFTWRERFASLPPALPILAVVVIIIFFVYNPFGDAWGTPTEGGAIGAFIIFLMALYRGMRWKQLKSALLDTAKLTVMIFSIIWGVLIYVRFLGFAELPEAFADWITGLEMSPMLILICILLAYAVLGMFMDAIGMLLLTLPVVYPAVMALNGGELVSAADSAFGMSGPMCAIWFGILVVKMAEFCLITPPIGLNCFVVAGVRDDLTVQDVFKGVTPFFIADGVTIALLVAFPGIVLFLPSLAG, translated from the coding sequence ATGGAGCCCATTGAAATCGGCCTCTGGGTCAGTGGCGGCCTCCTCGTCTTTGTTGTGCTGGGCATGCGCGTGGCCTTTGCCGCTGCCCTTGCGGGGTTTGTCGGTCTTGTCTGGCTGCGCTGGAACGGGTTTGATTATGATCCCGAACGCTTCTGGAAAGCTGTTGAGATCAGCGTCAAAATCGCCGGTCTGACCCCGCATTCCAAGGTCTCCGCCCAGGTGCTGAGCCTGATCCCTGTTTTTATCATGATCGGCTATATGGCCTATCACGCACAGCTGACAACGGCTCTGTTTACCGCCGCAAAACGCTGGATCGCCTGGGTGCCGGGCGGTCTTGCGGTCTCTACTGTTTTTGCCACCGCAGGGTTCGCCGCCGTCTCCGGCGCCTCGGTCGCAACGGCGGCGGTCTTTGCGCGGATTGCCATCCCCGAGATGCTCAAGATCGGGTACAACAAACAGTTTGCTGCCGGTGTGGTGGCGGCAGGAGGCACACTGGCCTCGCTGATCCCGCCGTCGGCGATCCTCGTGATCTATGCGATTATCGTGGAGCAGGACGTGGGCAAACTGCTGCTGGCGGGTTTTCTGCCCGGCATGTTTTCGGCTGTGGTCTATGCCCTGCTGATCATCGGCATTGCCGTTGTCTTTAAATCTGTCGGCCCGCCGGTGGGCGGCTTCACCTGGCGCGAACGCTTTGCCTCGCTGCCGCCGGCGTTGCCGATCCTCGCGGTTGTCGTGATCATTATCTTCTTTGTCTATAACCCCTTTGGAGATGCCTGGGGCACGCCCACTGAGGGCGGGGCGATCGGTGCCTTTATCATCTTTCTGATGGCCCTTTACCGGGGCATGCGCTGGAAACAGCTCAAGAGCGCGCTTCTTGATACTGCCAAGCTGACCGTGATGATCTTTTCGATCATCTGGGGCGTGCTGATCTATGTGCGCTTTCTGGGCTTTGCTGAGCTGCCGGAAGCCTTTGCCGACTGGATCACGGGTCTGGAAATGTCACCGATGCTGATTCTGATCTGTATTCTGCTGGCCTATGCCGTGCTTGGCATGTTCATGGATGCCATTGGTATGCTGCTGCTGACGCTGCCGGTGGTCTATCCGGCTGTGATGGCGCTCAACGGTGGTGAGCTTGTCAGTGCAGCAGACAGCGCCTTTGGCATGTCCGGTCCGATGTGCGCGATCTGGTTCGGCATTCTGGTGGTGAAAATGGCCGAGTTCTGCCTGATCACGCCGCCCATCGGCCTTAACTGTTTCGTGGTCGCCGGCGTGCGCGATGATCTGACCGTGCAGGATGTCTTTAAGGGTGTGACGCCCTTCTTTATCGCCGACGGTGTGACGATTGCCCTGCTGGTCGCGTTCCCGGGGATTGTGCTCTTCCTGCCCTCACTTGCGGGATGA
- a CDS encoding TRAP transporter small permease subunit produces the protein MAGSAAVLEDSSLLSRLDRALLPVERLCALLSGIAIFSLMFLAAWSVTGRKFFASPMAGYVDYIEAAMPIIAIMGVSYVQRDGTHVRMDMLVSALKGRTLWFFELVSVLLILVLIVALTWGAWEHFARSFDCARPLCSRDSSIDVGIPIWPSKLVVPVAFGVLVLRLILQAWGYGRALILGLENPVAVPLALTVAEQARIEAEALEGSD, from the coding sequence ATGGCAGGATCAGCTGCAGTGCTCGAAGACTCCAGCCTGCTCAGCCGGCTGGACCGCGCACTTTTACCTGTTGAGCGCCTCTGCGCGCTTCTCAGCGGTATCGCGATTTTCTCACTGATGTTTCTGGCCGCCTGGTCGGTGACAGGGCGCAAATTCTTTGCCTCGCCCATGGCGGGCTACGTCGATTATATCGAAGCGGCCATGCCGATCATCGCGATCATGGGGGTCTCCTATGTGCAGCGAGACGGCACCCATGTGCGCATGGATATGCTGGTTTCCGCCCTTAAAGGCCGCACCCTGTGGTTTTTCGAACTGGTCTCGGTGCTGCTCATTCTGGTGCTGATCGTGGCTCTGACCTGGGGCGCCTGGGAACATTTCGCACGCTCCTTTGACTGCGCGCGCCCGCTCTGCAGCCGGGACAGCTCTATTGACGTGGGCATACCGATCTGGCCGTCAAAGCTGGTTGTGCCGGTTGCGTTCGGCGTGCTGGTGCTGCGGCTCATACTCCAGGCCTGGGGTTATGGACGGGCGCTGATCCTCGGTCTTGAGAACCCTGTTGCCGTCCCTCTGGCGCTCACTGTGGCCGAACAGGCCCGCATTGAAGCCGAAGCACTGGAAGGGTCTGACTGA
- the dctP gene encoding TRAP transporter substrate-binding protein DctP, with protein sequence MNKLLSAAAVSAISFAFVSEAAATEWNVSVWGKRRAFTEHVEKLAELVAEKTGGEFTMNVSYGGLSKNRENLDGISIGAFEMAQFCAGYHPDKNRVVTVLELPFLGVENLDQEVAVARAVYAHPAAAEEMAQWNAKLLMTSPMPQYNLVGTGEPRDELAEFEGMRVRATGGLGEAFKTVGAVPTSVTATEAYQAMEGGVVDTVAFAQHAHLSFGTINQADWWTANLNPGTVNCPVVVNIDAYESLSDAHREALESSIPEAIDHYLTNYAALLERWDSVLEEKGVQKVEISPEVISEFQAIAGKPNHDAWIAEMEGQGLPGQELYDLVVKTLAEAKGGS encoded by the coding sequence ATGAATAAACTGCTCAGCGCTGCAGCGGTCAGCGCCATCAGCTTTGCATTTGTGTCCGAAGCGGCTGCCACCGAATGGAACGTCTCCGTCTGGGGCAAACGCCGGGCTTTCACCGAGCACGTCGAGAAGCTGGCGGAACTGGTTGCCGAAAAAACCGGCGGCGAATTCACCATGAATGTAAGCTACGGCGGGCTCAGCAAGAACCGCGAAAACCTCGACGGTATCTCCATCGGCGCCTTTGAGATGGCGCAGTTCTGCGCAGGCTATCACCCGGATAAAAACCGCGTTGTGACGGTTCTCGAACTGCCGTTCCTCGGGGTCGAGAACCTGGATCAGGAAGTGGCCGTGGCCCGTGCGGTCTATGCGCACCCTGCCGCCGCCGAAGAAATGGCGCAGTGGAATGCAAAGCTGCTGATGACCTCACCGATGCCGCAGTACAACCTTGTCGGAACAGGTGAGCCCCGCGACGAGCTTGCTGAGTTCGAAGGCATGCGGGTGCGCGCCACAGGCGGTCTGGGCGAAGCCTTCAAAACCGTCGGCGCCGTGCCGACTTCTGTGACAGCCACCGAAGCCTATCAGGCGATGGAAGGCGGCGTGGTCGATACGGTCGCTTTCGCGCAGCACGCACACCTGAGCTTCGGCACGATCAACCAGGCGGACTGGTGGACGGCGAACCTTAACCCTGGCACCGTGAACTGCCCGGTTGTGGTGAACATTGACGCCTATGAGTCGCTGTCGGACGCGCACCGTGAAGCCCTCGAGAGCTCAATCCCCGAGGCCATTGACCACTATCTGACCAACTATGCGGCACTTCTTGAGCGCTGGGATTCCGTGCTGGAAGAGAAGGGCGTGCAGAAGGTCGAGATTTCTCCTGAGGTTATCTCTGAATTTCAGGCCATTGCCGGCAAACCCAACCACGATGCCTGGATCGCCGAGATGGAAGGCCAGGGCCTGCCCGGTCAGGAGCTTTACGACCTTGTCGTGAAAACGCTGGCTGAAGCCAAAGGTGGCAGCTGA
- the acs gene encoding acetate--CoA ligase, with translation MSGNVPASKSYPPSEETVAHAHIDAAKYDEMYAASISDPETFWRNEAGRIDWIKPFTTVKDVDFSHGNVSINWYSDGTLNVAANCVDRHVETRGDQTAIIWEPDSPDEEALHITYKDLHTSVCKMANVLKDLGVSKGDRVIIYMPMIPEAAYAMLACARIGAIHSIVFAGFSPDALSARVNGSEAKVVITADEAPRGGRNTPLKTNADQALLHCSDKVKCLVVKRTGGQTTWTEGRDFDYNALAAEASADCPPEEMNAEDPLFILYTSGSTGQPKGVVHTTGGYIVYAAMTHEITFDYHDGDIFWCTADVGWVTGHSYIVYGPLANGATTVMFEGVPTWPDASRFWQVCDKHQVTQFYTAPTAIRALMGKGNAFVEGCDLSSLRLLGTVGEPINPEAWNWYNDVIGKGKCPIVDTWWQTETGGHLMTPLPGAHAMKPGSAMKPFFGIEPVVLEPTTGEIIEGNDVEGVLCIAKSWPGQMRTVWGDHERFEQTYFSDYKGYYFTGDGCKRDADGDYWITGRVDDVINVSGHRMGTAEVESALVAHGKVAEAAVVGYPHDIKGQGIYCYVTLMGGEEPSEELRKELRTWVRSEIGPIASPDLIQWAPGLPKTRSGKIMRRILRKIAENDFGALGDTSTLADPSVVDDLIENRMNKSSPV, from the coding sequence ATGTCCGGGAACGTGCCAGCCAGCAAATCCTACCCCCCGTCAGAGGAGACCGTCGCACACGCACATATTGATGCCGCGAAATACGACGAGATGTATGCCGCCTCGATCAGCGATCCGGAGACGTTCTGGCGCAATGAGGCCGGGCGCATCGACTGGATCAAACCGTTTACGACGGTCAAAGATGTGGATTTTTCGCACGGCAATGTGTCGATCAACTGGTATTCCGACGGCACGCTGAACGTGGCGGCAAACTGTGTGGACCGGCATGTGGAGACCCGCGGTGATCAGACCGCGATCATCTGGGAACCGGACAGCCCGGATGAAGAGGCGCTTCACATCACATATAAGGATCTGCACACTTCGGTCTGCAAAATGGCGAATGTGCTGAAAGATCTCGGCGTCAGCAAAGGCGACCGGGTCATCATCTACATGCCGATGATCCCGGAGGCCGCCTATGCCATGCTGGCCTGCGCGCGCATCGGGGCAATCCATTCGATTGTTTTTGCCGGCTTTTCGCCCGATGCGCTCTCGGCCCGGGTCAACGGCTCAGAAGCGAAGGTGGTGATCACCGCCGATGAGGCCCCGCGCGGCGGCCGCAATACTCCGCTCAAGACCAACGCGGATCAGGCGCTGCTGCACTGCTCGGACAAGGTGAAATGTCTGGTGGTGAAACGCACCGGTGGCCAGACCACATGGACCGAAGGGCGCGACTTTGATTATAATGCGCTGGCGGCTGAGGCTTCTGCCGACTGCCCGCCCGAAGAAATGAACGCCGAGGATCCGCTGTTCATTCTTTACACCTCAGGCTCCACCGGACAGCCAAAGGGCGTGGTCCACACGACCGGCGGCTACATCGTCTATGCCGCGATGACCCATGAGATCACATTCGACTATCACGACGGCGATATCTTCTGGTGCACGGCGGATGTGGGCTGGGTCACCGGCCACAGCTATATCGTCTATGGCCCGCTGGCCAATGGTGCCACCACAGTGATGTTTGAAGGCGTGCCGACCTGGCCCGATGCCAGCCGGTTCTGGCAGGTCTGCGACAAACACCAGGTCACGCAGTTTTATACCGCGCCCACCGCCATCCGCGCGCTGATGGGCAAGGGCAATGCCTTTGTGGAGGGCTGTGATCTGTCATCTCTGCGTCTCCTGGGTACGGTGGGCGAGCCGATCAATCCCGAGGCCTGGAACTGGTACAACGACGTAATCGGCAAAGGTAAATGCCCCATCGTCGACACCTGGTGGCAGACCGAGACGGGCGGTCACCTGATGACCCCCCTGCCCGGCGCACATGCGATGAAACCGGGCTCGGCGATGAAGCCGTTTTTCGGCATCGAACCCGTGGTACTCGAACCCACAACCGGTGAGATCATCGAAGGCAACGATGTCGAGGGTGTGCTCTGTATCGCCAAAAGCTGGCCCGGGCAGATGCGCACGGTCTGGGGTGATCACGAGCGCTTTGAGCAGACTTATTTCAGCGACTACAAGGGCTATTACTTTACCGGTGACGGCTGCAAACGCGATGCGGACGGCGATTACTGGATCACCGGCCGCGTCGATGATGTGATCAACGTCTCGGGCCACCGCATGGGCACGGCGGAGGTGGAGAGCGCGCTTGTGGCCCACGGCAAAGTCGCCGAAGCCGCCGTCGTCGGCTATCCGCATGATATCAAGGGCCAGGGCATCTACTGCTATGTCACCCTGATGGGCGGCGAAGAACCAAGCGAAGAGCTGCGCAAAGAACTGCGGACCTGGGTGCGCAGCGAGATCGGCCCGATTGCCTCTCCGGATCTGATCCAGTGGGCGCCCGGCCTGCCGAAGACACGTTCGGGCAAAATCATGCGCCGGATTCTGCGCAAGATCGCCGAGAACGATTTCGGCGCGCTGGGTGATACCTCGACCCTTGCGGATCCTTCGGTTGTTGACGACCTGATCGAAAACCGTATGAACAAAAGCTCACCCGTGTGA
- a CDS encoding flavin reductase family protein, with amino-acid sequence MTRPAPDFAPSPDRTWDLRRAFGCFGTGVTVVTVMTERGPIGMTANSFSSVSLDPPLVLWSPAISSRRHDAFADATDFCIHVLRAEQLDLATHFATNGEGFETFGWVPGPGGAPTLAGCLAEFHCQTHALHPAGDHSVILGRVCHVRQATDTGPGLLFERGRFGAFAPAPDPAT; translated from the coding sequence GTGACCCGTCCCGCGCCTGATTTCGCGCCCTCTCCGGACCGTACATGGGATCTGCGGCGGGCTTTCGGGTGCTTTGGCACCGGTGTGACCGTCGTCACCGTGATGACTGAGCGCGGACCGATCGGGATGACGGCAAATTCGTTTTCTTCGGTATCGCTTGATCCGCCGCTCGTTTTATGGTCGCCCGCCATAAGCTCGCGGCGTCACGATGCTTTTGCCGATGCCACGGATTTCTGCATTCACGTACTGCGCGCAGAGCAGCTTGATCTGGCGACCCATTTTGCCACCAACGGCGAGGGATTTGAGACCTTTGGCTGGGTGCCGGGCCCGGGCGGTGCGCCGACGCTGGCGGGCTGTCTGGCGGAGTTTCACTGTCAGACCCATGCCCTGCACCCCGCCGGCGATCATTCGGTGATCCTGGGCCGTGTTTGCCATGTGCGTCAGGCGACCGATACCGGACCGGGGCTGCTGTTTGAACGCGGCCGCTTCGGGGCTTTCGCCCCTGCCCCGGATCCTGCGACCTGA
- a CDS encoding translocation/assembly module TamB domain-containing protein produces the protein MRLLVFTFAFLAALTFTVAAQDEDGGSFLERTIEDLLSGEGRDVTIRGFSGALSSEASFDVMTISDPSGDWLILRDVTLNWQRTALLRGRLQVQSLTAATLEIPRLPDPVETIEVPDAEASGFALPELPVSVNIADFEIGRISLGEEVMGIAAELNLRAAAKLDDEGAVIDLTADRIDDAQGEFVIRASFLRENEAISVDIEIDEGEDGLVANTLNLPDRPTVYLAVKGEGPLDDFTADIALTTADQPRLTGAVSLAALEGTGTDDTPDRRVLAEISGDVRPLIPEEYWEFFGSDISFVADTVLAAGGEIDVSAFSFGAESVSLDGSVRLNSDKWPAFIDIDGRIFREGEPVLLPGSGDGMTVGDVKLSVDFDAAQDNALLGVFDILSLARDEISIGRTQLTLDGSLDAAPGSIGELFTDLEFTATEVEMTDPSVARALGDRITGRASIDYIEDGPIEVVALNITGADYGLGGEITVEGLQNGFPTTLNLAVSAGNIGRFEALAGRSLGGSVDVKVRGRVTPLAGTFDLNVAGTTEDIAVDIPQADAVLTGLTELSVTAVRDDTGTFVRDLVLKNDALDVTADVALDPGESVVTARAALADIGLVLPQYEGAVVFDGSASENANGWRVDADLDAPYDGTLSVAGLATGPDADLRIDLNLPDVAPLVPDITGSLSANGRVWQSPEGYRVDFAAAGPYEAEIAAEGLATGPDADVGLRISVPDLEPLVPDITGALRADGRVFQSPEGYRVEFEADGPYAARAAIEGLATGPDADLDIALSLPDLQPLVPSVSGPVDAEARVWQTPGGYRVDVEADGPYAAKVAVEGLATGPDADLNIALSLPDVQPLLPSVTGPVDADARVWQTPDGYRVDVTADGPYRAKAAVEGLATGPDADLDITVSLPDVQPLVPSVSGPLAADARVWQTETGYRVDVTADGPYEAKAAIKGLATGPDTDLTVAVSVPEVKPLLAAVSGPAQADARLWLTEDGYRVDLDADGPDGVNALVSGLATGPDADLAFEAAIPDLSVLVPELPGPFDVAGTARRQSEGWQIDTSANGPAGSNAVVAGLVRENGNLDLTASGSAPLGLSQPFLAPRSLLGQARFDLAVDGPPALSSVTGRIETSDARFSAPNLRIGLEDLRTTIALNGGSARIDAETRVAAGGRIVVNGGVNLSSLAADLSIGLRGAVLTDPRLYTTTLNGDVTVNGPLTGGARIDGTINIDGVDVTVPSTGVTSIGAIPDIRHIGATAPVNRTRARAGVIPQETTARSGAGPAYPLSIRVNAPSQIFVRGRGVNAELGGSLEITGNTNNIISAGSFDLIRGRLDIIAKRFDLDEGTIDFQGSLVPYIRFVSTTEIPDGTGSIIIEGPADALEFEFTSNPEYPPDEVLSLIIFGRYVSEISGFQALQLANGIAELTGRGGVGVFGRLRTGIGLDELDVSTSESGDTKVTAGKYLTDDIYTDVSASAEDGTDISINIDLTDALKGRATVGSEGQSSIGLFFERDY, from the coding sequence TTGAGGCTTCTGGTATTCACCTTCGCGTTTCTGGCTGCTCTGACCTTTACCGTCGCAGCACAGGATGAAGACGGCGGCAGCTTTCTTGAGCGCACCATCGAAGACCTTTTGTCCGGCGAAGGACGTGATGTCACCATCCGCGGCTTTTCCGGCGCGCTGAGCTCCGAGGCCAGCTTTGACGTCATGACCATCTCCGACCCTTCAGGCGACTGGCTGATCCTCAGGGATGTGACGCTGAACTGGCAGCGCACCGCGCTGCTGCGCGGACGGCTTCAGGTCCAGAGCCTGACCGCCGCGACGCTTGAAATTCCACGTCTGCCGGACCCGGTTGAAACCATCGAGGTTCCGGATGCCGAGGCTTCCGGATTTGCCCTGCCGGAGCTGCCGGTCAGTGTGAACATCGCGGATTTTGAGATCGGGCGTATTTCGCTGGGCGAAGAGGTGATGGGCATTGCGGCCGAACTGAACCTGCGTGCCGCAGCAAAGCTTGACGATGAGGGCGCGGTGATTGATCTGACGGCTGACAGGATCGACGACGCACAGGGCGAATTTGTGATCCGCGCCAGTTTTCTGCGCGAAAACGAAGCGATCTCGGTGGATATCGAAATTGACGAGGGCGAGGATGGTCTTGTCGCCAATACGCTGAACCTGCCGGACAGACCGACCGTCTATCTGGCTGTGAAAGGCGAGGGGCCGCTGGATGATTTCACTGCGGACATCGCCCTGACCACGGCTGATCAGCCCCGCCTGACGGGTGCTGTTTCCCTCGCCGCCCTGGAAGGAACAGGCACGGACGATACGCCGGATCGCCGTGTGCTGGCCGAAATCAGCGGTGACGTGCGGCCGCTTATTCCCGAAGAATACTGGGAGTTTTTCGGATCGGATATCAGCTTTGTGGCCGATACGGTGCTTGCCGCCGGTGGCGAGATTGATGTCAGCGCCTTTTCCTTTGGTGCGGAGTCCGTATCACTCGATGGCAGTGTGCGGCTGAACTCAGACAAATGGCCTGCCTTTATCGATATCGACGGGCGCATTTTCCGGGAAGGCGAGCCGGTTCTGCTGCCGGGCTCGGGCGACGGCATGACCGTCGGCGATGTAAAGCTGAGTGTCGATTTCGACGCCGCACAGGATAACGCGCTGCTGGGCGTTTTCGATATCCTGAGCCTTGCACGGGATGAGATCAGCATCGGCCGTACGCAGCTGACGCTGGACGGATCGCTGGATGCCGCCCCGGGCAGCATCGGTGAGCTCTTCACTGATCTTGAGTTCACGGCGACCGAGGTGGAAATGACCGATCCTTCGGTAGCGCGCGCTCTTGGCGATCGCATCACCGGCCGGGCCAGCATTGATTATATCGAAGACGGCCCGATTGAGGTTGTTGCCCTCAATATCACCGGTGCCGACTATGGCCTTGGGGGTGAAATCACCGTCGAAGGGCTGCAGAACGGTTTTCCCACCACGCTGAATCTCGCGGTGTCTGCGGGAAACATCGGGCGCTTCGAAGCACTCGCGGGCCGGTCTCTGGGCGGTTCGGTGGATGTGAAGGTCAGGGGGCGTGTGACGCCGCTGGCCGGAACCTTTGATCTGAACGTGGCCGGGACCACCGAAGATATCGCCGTCGATATTCCGCAGGCCGATGCCGTGCTGACGGGGCTGACCGAACTGTCCGTCACGGCGGTGCGCGATGACACCGGGACCTTTGTGCGCGATCTGGTGCTGAAAAACGACGCGCTGGATGTCACCGCCGATGTGGCGCTGGATCCCGGCGAGAGCGTTGTAACCGCACGTGCCGCACTCGCGGATATCGGCCTTGTGCTGCCGCAGTACGAAGGGGCTGTGGTCTTTGACGGGTCAGCATCCGAAAACGCGAACGGCTGGCGTGTGGATGCGGATCTCGATGCGCCCTATGACGGGACACTTTCGGTGGCCGGGCTCGCCACCGGGCCGGATGCAGATCTGCGGATCGATCTTAACCTGCCGGATGTCGCACCGCTGGTGCCGGACATCACCGGGTCGCTGTCGGCGAACGGTCGGGTCTGGCAATCGCCGGAAGGCTACCGTGTCGATTTTGCCGCGGCCGGGCCCTATGAGGCCGAAATCGCCGCTGAGGGGCTGGCCACCGGCCCGGATGCAGATGTGGGCCTGCGCATCAGCGTACCGGATCTGGAGCCGCTGGTGCCCGATATCACCGGCGCGCTGCGGGCAGACGGCCGGGTTTTCCAGTCGCCCGAAGGCTACCGCGTGGAATTTGAAGCAGACGGCCCTTATGCGGCGCGGGCTGCTATCGAAGGCCTCGCCACCGGCCCGGACGCCGATCTCGATATCGCGTTGAGCCTGCCGGATTTGCAGCCGCTGGTGCCGTCGGTCTCCGGCCCTGTTGATGCGGAGGCCCGCGTCTGGCAGACGCCCGGCGGCTACCGGGTGGACGTGGAGGCGGATGGTCCATACGCCGCGAAAGTAGCCGTAGAAGGCCTGGCCACAGGCCCCGATGCTGATCTCAACATCGCCCTGAGCCTGCCGGATGTTCAGCCCCTGTTGCCCTCGGTCACCGGGCCTGTGGATGCGGATGCCCGCGTCTGGCAGACGCCTGACGGTTACCGCGTGGATGTTACTGCGGACGGTCCCTACAGGGCGAAAGCCGCAGTCGAAGGCCTCGCAACCGGTCCGGATGCAGATCTGGATATAACCGTGAGCCTGCCGGATGTGCAGCCCCTGGTACCCTCGGTTTCCGGTCCTCTGGCTGCAGATGCGCGCGTCTGGCAGACAGAAACAGGCTACCGTGTGGATGTCACGGCGGACGGTCCCTATGAGGCGAAAGCCGCAATCAAAGGACTGGCCACCGGACCGGACACGGATCTGACGGTTGCGGTGTCTGTGCCCGAAGTGAAGCCCTTGCTGGCAGCCGTCAGCGGCCCGGCACAGGCGGATGCGCGACTGTGGCTCACCGAAGACGGATACCGCGTTGATCTGGATGCAGACGGACCAGACGGGGTAAATGCGCTCGTGTCGGGGCTGGCCACCGGGCCGGATGCTGATCTCGCCTTTGAAGCCGCGATACCGGATCTGTCCGTGCTGGTGCCGGAACTGCCGGGACCCTTTGACGTGGCCGGCACGGCACGCCGTCAGAGTGAGGGCTGGCAGATTGATACCTCCGCCAACGGCCCGGCCGGGTCCAATGCGGTAGTGGCGGGTCTCGTGCGTGAGAACGGAAACCTGGATCTGACCGCCAGCGGGTCTGCGCCCCTGGGTCTCTCGCAGCCTTTCCTGGCACCGCGCAGCCTGCTGGGGCAGGCGCGGTTTGATCTTGCCGTCGATGGCCCGCCGGCGCTCTCGTCTGTGACCGGGCGGATTGAAACCTCAGACGCACGCTTTTCCGCGCCAAATCTGCGCATCGGGCTCGAGGACCTGCGGACCACCATTGCTCTGAACGGTGGCTCGGCGCGTATCGATGCCGAAACCCGCGTGGCGGCAGGGGGTCGGATTGTCGTGAACGGCGGTGTCAATCTGAGCAGTCTGGCGGCAGATCTGAGCATCGGTCTGCGCGGCGCGGTTCTTACTGACCCGAGGCTTTACACAACCACCCTCAACGGCGATGTCACGGTGAACGGCCCGCTGACCGGCGGGGCGCGTATCGACGGTACCATCAATATCGACGGAGTGGATGTGACGGTGCCTTCAACCGGTGTGACCAGCATCGGCGCGATCCCGGACATCCGCCACATCGGAGCGACCGCTCCGGTCAACCGCACGCGCGCGCGTGCCGGTGTCATCCCGCAGGAAACAACGGCCCGATCGGGCGCAGGGCCGGCCTATCCGCTGTCGATCAGGGTCAACGCACCGTCGCAGATATTTGTGCGGGGCCGCGGGGTCAACGCCGAGCTTGGCGGCTCTCTGGAGATCACCGGCAATACCAATAATATCATCTCCGCCGGCAGCTTTGATCTGATCCGCGGTCGGCTTGATATTATTGCAAAACGTTTCGATCTCGATGAGGGCACGATTGATTTTCAGGGCAGCCTGGTCCCGTACATCCGGTTCGTGTCGACCACAGAGATCCCCGACGGCACCGGCAGTATTATCATAGAAGGGCCTGCCGATGCGCTGGAGTTTGAGTTTACCTCTAACCCCGAATACCCGCCCGACGAGGTGTTGTCGCTGATCATCTTTGGCCGCTATGTCTCTGAGATTTCAGGGTTTCAGGCGCTGCAGCTGGCGAACGGTATTGCCGAGCTGACCGGGCGTGGCGGTGTCGGGGTTTTCGGGCGCCTGCGCACCGGTATCGGGCTTGATGAGCTGGACGTTTCGACCAGCGAAAGCGGCGATACCAAAGTGACCGCCGGTAAATATCTCACCGATGATATTTACACCGATGTCTCTGCAAGCGCCGAGGACGGCACGGATATCTCAATCAATATCGACCTGACGGATGCGCTTAAGGGCCGTGCCACCGTAGGCTCCGAAGGACAGAGCAGCATCGGTCTTTTCTTTGAGCGCGATTACTGA